One segment of Panicum virgatum strain AP13 chromosome 1K, P.virgatum_v5, whole genome shotgun sequence DNA contains the following:
- the LOC120650013 gene encoding 17.8 kDa heat shock protein-like, with product MSLALSRMLLDRFFPDAGAGGDAGRPPMDWKETRDAHVFRMDVPGLAKDQVAVELVDGRILRVRGGKRGDDAKDGAAAGHGEEEAEEETAAGDGAVRWHCRERPGARAFETRFRLPDDAAADEVRAAMADGVLTVTVPKRKGGGKKRHHGGNKPACCRFWP from the coding sequence tccccgacgccggcgccggcggcgacgcggggcGGCCGCCGATGGACTGGAAGGAGACCCGGGACGCGCACGTGTTCAGGATGGACGTCCCGGGCCTGGCCAAGGACCAGGTGGCCGTCGAGCTGGTGGACGGCCGCATCCTCCGCGTCCGCGGCGGCAAGCGGGGCGACGACGCcaaggacggcgcggcggcgggccacggggaagaggaggcggaggaggagaccgccgccggcgacggcgccgtgAGGTGGCACTGCAGGGAGAGGCCCGGCGCGCGCGCGTTCGAGACGCGGTTCCGGCTGCCGGACGACGCGGCCGCGGACGAGGTgcgggcggccatggcggacggtgTGCTCACGGTGACCGTGCCCAAGCGGAAGGGCGGCGGCAAGAAGCGGCACCACGGCGGCAACAAGCCCGCCTGCTGCAGGTTCTGGCCCTGA